One window from the genome of Garra rufa chromosome 1, GarRuf1.0, whole genome shotgun sequence encodes:
- the LOC141326045 gene encoding uncharacterized protein: MDFGFFTDEKLFDFFCQNKTKMSTIETPLMFLRHLKDHRLITDELYEKLENDNEDVYCALDYIEKRGKRKVRKFWECVAQEHILQRYPQLSEVIASLRKSEESYITNSSALKSQSNKKTRERAEDGGTGKEREVKKRKTESNFVSDQAGPSSQSTNRQKTTNKHIKSERQSLPDSSTGEPFFSPSLKAEDLWNMPKHKRWLPVTCGNEKALLDRDALYNRKSDCIKCGRETISPYIFEKMAGKGSCKSWKTSILCQGTTLKSLMEMNILKTPECNGKFTLRK; the protein is encoded by the exons ATGGACTTTGGATTTTTCACGGATGAAAAGTTGTTTGATTTTTTCTGCCAAAACAAGACAAAGATGTCAACAATAGAAACACCGCTGATGTTTCTCCGACATCTCAAAGATCATAGACTCATTACGGATGAGCTTTAT gaaaagctTGAGAATGACAATGAGGATGTATATTGTGCATTGGATTATATTGAAAAACGTGGAAAGAGGAAAGTGAGAAAGTTCTGGGAATGTGTGGCCCAGGAGCATATTTTACAGCGTTACCCCCAGCTCTCTGAAGTCATTGCATCTCTTAGGAAATCTGAGGAATCATACA TTACGAATTCCTCGGCTCTTAAGAGTCAGTCCAACAAAAAAACAAGAGAAAGAGCTGAGGATGGAGGCACAGGAAAAGAAAGAGAGGTTaaaaagagaaagacagagagcaACTTTGTGAGTGACCAAGCTGGACCATCATCACAAAGTACTAACAGACAGAAGACCACAAATAAACACATAAAGAGTG AACGTCAGAGCCTTCCAGACTCCAGCACAGGGGAGCCATTTTTTTCTCCTTCCTTGAAAGCAG AGGATCTTTGGAACATGCCTAAACACAAGAGATGGCTTCCTGTCACATGTGGGAATGAAAAGGCCTTACTGGACAGGGATGCTTTGTACAACA GAAAGAGTGACTGCATTAAATGTGGAAGAGAAACGATCTCCCCTTATATATTTGAGAAAATGGCTGGGAAAGGATCATGCAAGTCGTGGAAAACAAGTATATTATGCCAAGGCACAACTCTCAAGAGTCTCATGGAG atgaATATTTTGAAGACACCTGAATGTAATGGAAAATTTACCCTTCGTAAATGA
- the LOC141324206 gene encoding nuclear body protein SP140-like protein isoform X2: MKKQSCKKRRSTRLSSHSKSKKKKQVKKQNRHESSASQKITQNKSQLPVTCGYKEGVLYLKKYSHKQKCIFSEEQWFKPTEFERFGMKEKNKKWRTSILCKGIPLQNLIEDGFLPATNFKKSSVQDAKKKKSHVGLKKQESHEKVEDNQVSDDDDAVAAADDAVDMSVFEDPVLPVTCGSHSGSLHKYRFSSGSCGRCIRTENSWLTPEDFSRLSKPDGIWKKHIVSHGMPLGKLITKSVLEPHAANCDCGICQEPDQNLKNDDMCFVCDSEGDLVCCDDCPRAFHSRCHIPAVNEDLPGKWSCTFCVMKNVESFSQNAQQDVWSSPVSQYTLHCQYLLLHLLRESKTDPCNNVSRHSENICGPMMLGRVKRNLENNDCKTVQEFINDIEYVFHLCTANRDNDFNRMTSRLKELLETVFKPL; the protein is encoded by the exons ATGAAGAAACAAAGCTGTAAGAAGAGACGGTCGACGAGGTTGTCCTCCCATTCTAAATCTAAGAAGAAGAAACAAGTCAAGAAACAAAACCGTCACG AATCATCCGCAAGTCAAAAAATCACTCAAAACAAATCTCAACTTCCTGTTACATGTGGCTATAAAGAAGGTGTCCTGTATTTGAAGAAATATTCTCATA AGCAGAAGTGCATCTTCAGTGAGGAACAATGGTTCAAGCCCACTGAGTTTGAGAGGTTTGGGATGAAGGAGAAGAACAAAAAGTGGAGGACCAGCATCCTTTGCAAAGGGATTCCACTCCAGAATCTCATAGAG GATGGATTTCTTCCAgctacaaactttaaaaaaagcAGTGTCCAGGATGCAAAG aagaaaaaaaGCCATGTGGGTTTGAAAAAACAGG aATCACATGAAAAGGTCGAAGACAATCAAGtcagtgatgatgatgatgctgtTGCTGCTGCTGATGATGCTGTTGACATGAGCGTGTTTGAAGATCCAGTCCTACCTGTTACCTGCGGCTCTCATTCTGGAAGTCTACACAAATATCGATTTTCCTCAG GGAGTTGTGGGAGATGCATAAGAACAGAGAACTCCTGGCTGACACCTGAGGATTTTAGCAGATTGAGCAAACCAGATGGAATATGGAAGAAACACATTGTGTCTCATGGAATGCCTCTTGGGAAACTTATAAcg AAAAGTGTTTTGGAACCACATGCAGCAAACTGTGATTGTGGGATCTGCCAAGAACCGGATCAGAACCTG AAGAATGATGACATGTGTTTCGTGTGTGACTCTGAGGGAGATCTCGTGTGTTGTGATGATTGTCCACGAGCTTTCCATTCACGCTGTCACATACCAGCTGTAAATGAAGATTTGCCTgg CAAGTGGAGCTGCACATTTTGTGTGATGAAGAATGTGGAAAGTTTTAGTCAAAACGCTCAACAGGATGTTTGGAGCAGTCCAGTCTCTCAGTACACACTG CACTGCCAATACCTGCTGTTACATCTGCTACGTGAGAGCAAGACTGACCCCTGCAACAAT GTTTCAAGACACAGTGAGAACATCTGTGGTCCCATGATGCTGGGCAGAGTGAAGAGGAACTTGGAGAATAATGATTGTAAAACAGTGCAAGAATTTATCAATGATATTGAATACGTTTTCCACCTCTGCACCGCCAACAGG GATAATGACTTCAATAGAATGACCTCTAGGCTGAAGGAACTGCTTGAAACTGTTTTTAAGCCACTGTAA
- the LOC141324206 gene encoding nuclear body protein SP140-like protein isoform X3, with the protein MKKQSCKKRRSTRLSSHSKSKKKKQVKKQNRHESSASQKITQNKSQLPVTCGYKEGVLYLKKYSHKQKCIFSEEQWFKPTEFERFGMKEKNKKWRTSILCKGIPLQNLIEDGFLPATNFKKSSVQDAKKKKSHVGLKKQESHEKVEDNQVSDDDDAVAAADDAVDMSVFEDPVLPVTCGSHSGSLHKYRFSSGSCGRCIRTENSWLTPEDFSRLSKPDGIWKKHIVSHGMPLGKLITKSVLEPHAANCDCGICQEPDQNLNDDMCFVCDSEGDLVCCDDCPRAFHSRCHIPAVNEDLPGSKWSCTFCVMKNVESFSQNAQQDVWSSPVSQYTLHCQYLLLHLLRESKTDPCNNVSRHSENICGPMMLGRVKRNLENNDCKTVQEFINDIEYVFHLCTANRDNDFNRMTSRLKELLETVFKPL; encoded by the exons ATGAAGAAACAAAGCTGTAAGAAGAGACGGTCGACGAGGTTGTCCTCCCATTCTAAATCTAAGAAGAAGAAACAAGTCAAGAAACAAAACCGTCACG AATCATCCGCAAGTCAAAAAATCACTCAAAACAAATCTCAACTTCCTGTTACATGTGGCTATAAAGAAGGTGTCCTGTATTTGAAGAAATATTCTCATA AGCAGAAGTGCATCTTCAGTGAGGAACAATGGTTCAAGCCCACTGAGTTTGAGAGGTTTGGGATGAAGGAGAAGAACAAAAAGTGGAGGACCAGCATCCTTTGCAAAGGGATTCCACTCCAGAATCTCATAGAG GATGGATTTCTTCCAgctacaaactttaaaaaaagcAGTGTCCAGGATGCAAAG aagaaaaaaaGCCATGTGGGTTTGAAAAAACAGG aATCACATGAAAAGGTCGAAGACAATCAAGtcagtgatgatgatgatgctgtTGCTGCTGCTGATGATGCTGTTGACATGAGCGTGTTTGAAGATCCAGTCCTACCTGTTACCTGCGGCTCTCATTCTGGAAGTCTACACAAATATCGATTTTCCTCAG GGAGTTGTGGGAGATGCATAAGAACAGAGAACTCCTGGCTGACACCTGAGGATTTTAGCAGATTGAGCAAACCAGATGGAATATGGAAGAAACACATTGTGTCTCATGGAATGCCTCTTGGGAAACTTATAAcg AAAAGTGTTTTGGAACCACATGCAGCAAACTGTGATTGTGGGATCTGCCAAGAACCGGATCAGAACCTG AATGATGACATGTGTTTCGTGTGTGACTCTGAGGGAGATCTCGTGTGTTGTGATGATTGTCCACGAGCTTTCCATTCACGCTGTCACATACCAGCTGTAAATGAAGATTTGCCTgg AAGCAAGTGGAGCTGCACATTTTGTGTGATGAAGAATGTGGAAAGTTTTAGTCAAAACGCTCAACAGGATGTTTGGAGCAGTCCAGTCTCTCAGTACACACTG CACTGCCAATACCTGCTGTTACATCTGCTACGTGAGAGCAAGACTGACCCCTGCAACAAT GTTTCAAGACACAGTGAGAACATCTGTGGTCCCATGATGCTGGGCAGAGTGAAGAGGAACTTGGAGAATAATGATTGTAAAACAGTGCAAGAATTTATCAATGATATTGAATACGTTTTCCACCTCTGCACCGCCAACAGG GATAATGACTTCAATAGAATGACCTCTAGGCTGAAGGAACTGCTTGAAACTGTTTTTAAGCCACTGTAA
- the LOC141324206 gene encoding nuclear body protein SP140-like protein isoform X4, with protein sequence MKKQSCKKRRSTRLSSHSKSKKKKQVKKQNRHESSASQKITQNKSQLPVTCGYKEGVLYLKKYSHKQKCIFSEEQWFKPTEFERFGMKEKNKKWRTSILCKGIPLQNLIEDGFLPATNFKKSSVQDAKKKKSHVGLKKQESHEKVEDNQVSDDDDAVAAADDAVDMSVFEDPVLPVTCGSHSGSLHKYRFSSGSCGRCIRTENSWLTPEDFSRLSKPDGIWKKHIVSHGMPLGKLITKSVLEPHAANCDCGICQEPDQNLNDDMCFVCDSEGDLVCCDDCPRAFHSRCHIPAVNEDLPGKWSCTFCVMKNVESFSQNAQQDVWSSPVSQYTLHCQYLLLHLLRESKTDPCNNVSRHSENICGPMMLGRVKRNLENNDCKTVQEFINDIEYVFHLCTANRDNDFNRMTSRLKELLETVFKPL encoded by the exons ATGAAGAAACAAAGCTGTAAGAAGAGACGGTCGACGAGGTTGTCCTCCCATTCTAAATCTAAGAAGAAGAAACAAGTCAAGAAACAAAACCGTCACG AATCATCCGCAAGTCAAAAAATCACTCAAAACAAATCTCAACTTCCTGTTACATGTGGCTATAAAGAAGGTGTCCTGTATTTGAAGAAATATTCTCATA AGCAGAAGTGCATCTTCAGTGAGGAACAATGGTTCAAGCCCACTGAGTTTGAGAGGTTTGGGATGAAGGAGAAGAACAAAAAGTGGAGGACCAGCATCCTTTGCAAAGGGATTCCACTCCAGAATCTCATAGAG GATGGATTTCTTCCAgctacaaactttaaaaaaagcAGTGTCCAGGATGCAAAG aagaaaaaaaGCCATGTGGGTTTGAAAAAACAGG aATCACATGAAAAGGTCGAAGACAATCAAGtcagtgatgatgatgatgctgtTGCTGCTGCTGATGATGCTGTTGACATGAGCGTGTTTGAAGATCCAGTCCTACCTGTTACCTGCGGCTCTCATTCTGGAAGTCTACACAAATATCGATTTTCCTCAG GGAGTTGTGGGAGATGCATAAGAACAGAGAACTCCTGGCTGACACCTGAGGATTTTAGCAGATTGAGCAAACCAGATGGAATATGGAAGAAACACATTGTGTCTCATGGAATGCCTCTTGGGAAACTTATAAcg AAAAGTGTTTTGGAACCACATGCAGCAAACTGTGATTGTGGGATCTGCCAAGAACCGGATCAGAACCTG AATGATGACATGTGTTTCGTGTGTGACTCTGAGGGAGATCTCGTGTGTTGTGATGATTGTCCACGAGCTTTCCATTCACGCTGTCACATACCAGCTGTAAATGAAGATTTGCCTgg CAAGTGGAGCTGCACATTTTGTGTGATGAAGAATGTGGAAAGTTTTAGTCAAAACGCTCAACAGGATGTTTGGAGCAGTCCAGTCTCTCAGTACACACTG CACTGCCAATACCTGCTGTTACATCTGCTACGTGAGAGCAAGACTGACCCCTGCAACAAT GTTTCAAGACACAGTGAGAACATCTGTGGTCCCATGATGCTGGGCAGAGTGAAGAGGAACTTGGAGAATAATGATTGTAAAACAGTGCAAGAATTTATCAATGATATTGAATACGTTTTCCACCTCTGCACCGCCAACAGG GATAATGACTTCAATAGAATGACCTCTAGGCTGAAGGAACTGCTTGAAACTGTTTTTAAGCCACTGTAA
- the LOC141324206 gene encoding nuclear body protein SP140-like protein isoform X1, whose product MKKQSCKKRRSTRLSSHSKSKKKKQVKKQNRHESSASQKITQNKSQLPVTCGYKEGVLYLKKYSHKQKCIFSEEQWFKPTEFERFGMKEKNKKWRTSILCKGIPLQNLIEDGFLPATNFKKSSVQDAKKKKSHVGLKKQESHEKVEDNQVSDDDDAVAAADDAVDMSVFEDPVLPVTCGSHSGSLHKYRFSSGSCGRCIRTENSWLTPEDFSRLSKPDGIWKKHIVSHGMPLGKLITKSVLEPHAANCDCGICQEPDQNLKNDDMCFVCDSEGDLVCCDDCPRAFHSRCHIPAVNEDLPGSKWSCTFCVMKNVESFSQNAQQDVWSSPVSQYTLHCQYLLLHLLRESKTDPCNNVSRHSENICGPMMLGRVKRNLENNDCKTVQEFINDIEYVFHLCTANRDNDFNRMTSRLKELLETVFKPL is encoded by the exons ATGAAGAAACAAAGCTGTAAGAAGAGACGGTCGACGAGGTTGTCCTCCCATTCTAAATCTAAGAAGAAGAAACAAGTCAAGAAACAAAACCGTCACG AATCATCCGCAAGTCAAAAAATCACTCAAAACAAATCTCAACTTCCTGTTACATGTGGCTATAAAGAAGGTGTCCTGTATTTGAAGAAATATTCTCATA AGCAGAAGTGCATCTTCAGTGAGGAACAATGGTTCAAGCCCACTGAGTTTGAGAGGTTTGGGATGAAGGAGAAGAACAAAAAGTGGAGGACCAGCATCCTTTGCAAAGGGATTCCACTCCAGAATCTCATAGAG GATGGATTTCTTCCAgctacaaactttaaaaaaagcAGTGTCCAGGATGCAAAG aagaaaaaaaGCCATGTGGGTTTGAAAAAACAGG aATCACATGAAAAGGTCGAAGACAATCAAGtcagtgatgatgatgatgctgtTGCTGCTGCTGATGATGCTGTTGACATGAGCGTGTTTGAAGATCCAGTCCTACCTGTTACCTGCGGCTCTCATTCTGGAAGTCTACACAAATATCGATTTTCCTCAG GGAGTTGTGGGAGATGCATAAGAACAGAGAACTCCTGGCTGACACCTGAGGATTTTAGCAGATTGAGCAAACCAGATGGAATATGGAAGAAACACATTGTGTCTCATGGAATGCCTCTTGGGAAACTTATAAcg AAAAGTGTTTTGGAACCACATGCAGCAAACTGTGATTGTGGGATCTGCCAAGAACCGGATCAGAACCTG AAGAATGATGACATGTGTTTCGTGTGTGACTCTGAGGGAGATCTCGTGTGTTGTGATGATTGTCCACGAGCTTTCCATTCACGCTGTCACATACCAGCTGTAAATGAAGATTTGCCTgg AAGCAAGTGGAGCTGCACATTTTGTGTGATGAAGAATGTGGAAAGTTTTAGTCAAAACGCTCAACAGGATGTTTGGAGCAGTCCAGTCTCTCAGTACACACTG CACTGCCAATACCTGCTGTTACATCTGCTACGTGAGAGCAAGACTGACCCCTGCAACAAT GTTTCAAGACACAGTGAGAACATCTGTGGTCCCATGATGCTGGGCAGAGTGAAGAGGAACTTGGAGAATAATGATTGTAAAACAGTGCAAGAATTTATCAATGATATTGAATACGTTTTCCACCTCTGCACCGCCAACAGG GATAATGACTTCAATAGAATGACCTCTAGGCTGAAGGAACTGCTTGAAACTGTTTTTAAGCCACTGTAA